The following are encoded together in the Tepidiforma bonchosmolovskayae genome:
- a CDS encoding alpha/beta hydrolase, translating into MPSPEAQQMAAMFRAAPPPLESPSVEQLRANMDAMAALGGPEPGTALEPVEAGGVPAEWIIAPGAARDRAILYLHGGGYAIGSIATHRGVVSRLSAASGAAGLALDYRLAPEHPFPAAVEDALAAYRWLLAQGIAPGRIAIAGDSAGGGLTVAALVALRDAGDPLPACAVTFSPWADLALEGASMDERDALDPMVHRPGLQQMADWYLAGQDPRHPLASPIHADLAGLPPLLVQVGTAETLYDDAVRLAVRAIEAGTAVTFEPWADLFHVFQLFAMLPEAQEAVRAAGAFIARYTAG; encoded by the coding sequence ATGCCCAGCCCTGAAGCTCAGCAGATGGCCGCCATGTTCCGCGCGGCCCCGCCGCCCCTCGAGTCCCCATCCGTGGAGCAGCTCCGCGCGAACATGGATGCGATGGCCGCCCTCGGCGGCCCCGAACCGGGCACCGCCCTCGAACCGGTCGAAGCCGGCGGCGTGCCCGCCGAATGGATCATCGCCCCCGGCGCCGCCCGCGACCGCGCCATCCTCTACCTCCACGGCGGCGGCTACGCCATCGGCTCGATCGCCACGCACCGGGGCGTCGTCTCCCGTCTCTCCGCCGCCTCCGGGGCCGCCGGCCTCGCTCTCGACTACCGCCTCGCGCCCGAACACCCCTTCCCTGCAGCCGTCGAGGACGCCCTCGCCGCCTACCGCTGGCTGCTCGCGCAGGGAATCGCCCCCGGGCGCATCGCTATCGCCGGCGACTCCGCCGGCGGCGGGCTGACGGTCGCTGCCCTCGTCGCCCTCCGCGATGCCGGCGACCCGCTGCCCGCCTGCGCCGTCACCTTCTCCCCCTGGGCCGACCTCGCCCTCGAGGGCGCCTCCATGGACGAACGCGACGCCCTCGACCCGATGGTCCACCGGCCCGGCCTCCAGCAGATGGCCGATTGGTACCTCGCCGGGCAGGACCCGCGCCACCCGCTCGCCTCGCCCATCCATGCCGACCTCGCCGGGCTGCCGCCGCTCCTCGTCCAGGTCGGCACCGCCGAGACGCTCTACGACGACGCCGTCCGGCTGGCCGTCCGGGCGATCGAAGCCGGCACCGCGGTGACGTTCGAGCCCTGGGCCGACCTGTTCCACGTCTTCCAGCTCTTCGCCATGCTCCCCGAGGCGCAGGAGGCCGTCCGCGCCGCGGGCGCCTTCATCGCCCGCTACACCGCGGGCTGA
- a CDS encoding DinB family protein, whose amino-acid sequence MISREDLVKYVVNVQARTYEAFERLRDEHLGWRPAPGEYTVAELALHIVASRRMNLEAILSGQPRYPGHEPPPGLTSDRLRALCLRTGKKTVAVLTTADLERTIGNLAGDPFPAWKRVLGGLVEHEVHHRSQLCSYLAALGVEPPPLFGLRVEELPR is encoded by the coding sequence GTGATTAGCCGCGAGGACCTCGTGAAGTACGTGGTGAACGTGCAGGCCCGGACGTACGAGGCGTTCGAACGGCTGCGCGACGAGCATCTCGGGTGGCGGCCCGCGCCGGGCGAGTACACGGTCGCGGAGCTGGCGCTGCACATCGTGGCCAGCCGGCGGATGAACCTCGAGGCGATCCTCAGCGGGCAGCCCCGCTACCCCGGCCATGAGCCGCCGCCCGGGCTGACGTCGGACCGGCTGCGCGCACTCTGCCTGCGCACGGGCAAGAAGACGGTCGCCGTGCTGACGACGGCCGACCTGGAGCGGACGATCGGCAACCTGGCGGGCGACCCGTTCCCGGCATGGAAGCGGGTGCTCGGCGGGCTGGTGGAGCACGAGGTGCACCACCGGAGCCAGCTCTGTTCGTACCTCGCAGCGCTGGGGGTCGAGCCGCCGCCGCTGTTCGGGCTGCGGGTGGAGGAGCTGCCGCGCTGA
- a CDS encoding MFS transporter, producing the protein MDGSLPPGFRRYPLPLALAILLVQGALGILLFAVFQEWVPREFGTADSWGGYLLAAYGAARFLLETPTGAIADRVERRAGLLLGFLLMLPAIALMAAVREAGAYLAFAAMLGAATAFLWPAAYAIAADLYPVDRRGKVVGFLNLAQLAGFGIGALAGAFLVDHAGGRELFAAAALSVVLAFAAALLGIPSYRGGSLFRRVDGPGRPPLRDVLTGRVAALAGLILLASVALAMLVPAIRPYGERDLGVTFSRLTLALVPAVAIGALLYIPAGDLADRFGRWKPFAAGQLCLVAGLLVLAATASLPVAMAAAVLVFAGNVLTVPAWNAAVMDLAPESHRGTLIGLSVALSGLALALGPALGGFVVGRWGAQAAFAVSAVLAASASLAIAAYARGARPART; encoded by the coding sequence ATGGACGGCAGCCTCCCGCCCGGGTTCCGGCGCTACCCGCTGCCGCTCGCCCTCGCCATCCTGCTGGTCCAGGGCGCCCTCGGCATCCTCCTCTTCGCCGTCTTCCAGGAGTGGGTCCCCCGCGAATTCGGGACAGCCGATTCGTGGGGCGGCTACCTGCTCGCCGCCTACGGCGCGGCCCGCTTCCTCCTCGAAACGCCGACCGGCGCCATCGCCGACCGGGTCGAGCGGCGCGCCGGGCTCCTCCTCGGCTTCCTCCTCATGCTCCCCGCCATCGCCCTCATGGCCGCCGTGCGCGAAGCCGGGGCCTACCTCGCCTTCGCCGCCATGCTCGGCGCCGCGACGGCCTTCCTCTGGCCCGCCGCCTACGCCATCGCCGCCGACCTCTATCCCGTCGACCGGCGCGGCAAGGTCGTCGGCTTCCTGAACCTTGCCCAGCTCGCCGGGTTCGGCATCGGCGCCCTCGCCGGCGCATTCCTCGTCGACCACGCCGGCGGCCGCGAACTCTTCGCCGCCGCCGCGCTGAGCGTCGTCCTCGCCTTCGCCGCGGCCCTCCTCGGCATCCCGAGCTACCGCGGGGGCTCCCTCTTCCGCCGCGTCGACGGCCCGGGCCGGCCGCCCCTCCGCGACGTGCTGACCGGCAGGGTCGCCGCCCTTGCCGGGCTCATCCTCCTCGCCAGCGTCGCCCTCGCCATGCTCGTCCCGGCCATCCGCCCCTACGGCGAGCGCGACCTCGGTGTCACCTTCTCGCGCCTGACGCTCGCGCTCGTGCCCGCGGTCGCCATCGGGGCGCTGCTCTACATCCCGGCCGGCGACCTCGCCGACCGGTTCGGCCGGTGGAAGCCGTTCGCCGCCGGCCAGCTCTGCCTTGTCGCCGGGCTCCTGGTGCTGGCGGCCACGGCCAGCCTGCCGGTGGCGATGGCCGCCGCCGTGCTCGTCTTCGCCGGCAATGTGCTCACCGTCCCCGCCTGGAACGCCGCGGTCATGGACCTCGCCCCCGAAAGCCACCGAGGCACCCTCATCGGGCTCTCCGTCGCGCTGAGCGGGCTGGCGCTGGCGCTGGGGCCGGCGCTGGGCGGGTTCGTCGTCGGGCGCTGGGGGGCCCAGGCGGCGTTCGCCGTTTCGGCTGTCCTTGCGGCGTCCGCCTCGCTCGCCATCGCCGCCTACGCCAGGGGCGCACGGCCAGCGCGGACCTGA
- a CDS encoding MBOAT family O-acyltransferase, with product MPAESFRQSPASDEAATMQGGAAPPPADAMLFPTVDFAVFFVIVFAIAWLLRPWHLWWRVFLVAASWFFYGFWEPKFVLLLIGSTAFNWAVGRDLAAMRTPEGLTRFGRWFLGFGIAANLLTLGWFKYYGFFVHDVAGLIERFGVDLPLPLLQVTLPVAISFFTFHAISYLVDIARGECEPLSPIDFALYLSFFPHLVAGPIVRVTEFAPQIRAPLRERVIDAAPAFTLIVAGLFKKVVISTYLAGEIADPVFASPASHSALENLFGVYAYAVQIFADFSGYTDIAIGCALLLGIQFPQNFDSPYRAWSLQDFWRRWHMTLSRWLRDYLYIPLGGNRGPKWFVYRNLFLTMLLGGLWHGAAWTFVAWGAIHGAGLVIEREVRARNRWLGGAAAKAAGWVITFHVVCFAWIFFRAETFGAAWQVITRIATAWGEPSPAVTPLLVAVIAGSIAAQFLPKDLFRRFEVAYSELAPAAQAAMLAVALVLIDALGPEGVAPFIYFQF from the coding sequence ATGCCTGCCGAAAGTTTCCGCCAGTCGCCCGCTTCGGACGAGGCGGCGACAATGCAGGGCGGGGCGGCTCCCCCGCCGGCCGACGCCATGCTCTTCCCGACCGTCGACTTCGCCGTCTTCTTCGTCATCGTCTTCGCCATCGCGTGGCTGCTCCGCCCGTGGCACCTGTGGTGGCGGGTCTTCCTCGTCGCGGCGAGCTGGTTCTTCTACGGCTTCTGGGAGCCGAAGTTCGTCCTCCTGCTCATCGGCTCCACGGCCTTCAACTGGGCCGTCGGCCGCGACCTCGCCGCCATGCGCACCCCCGAGGGGCTCACCCGCTTCGGCCGCTGGTTCCTCGGCTTCGGCATCGCCGCCAACCTCCTCACCCTCGGCTGGTTCAAGTACTACGGCTTCTTTGTCCACGATGTCGCCGGGCTGATTGAGCGGTTCGGCGTCGACCTGCCCCTCCCGCTCCTCCAGGTCACCCTCCCGGTCGCCATCTCGTTCTTCACCTTCCACGCCATCAGCTACCTGGTCGATATCGCCCGCGGCGAGTGCGAGCCGCTCTCCCCGATCGACTTTGCGCTCTACCTCTCCTTCTTCCCCCACCTGGTGGCCGGCCCCATCGTCCGGGTCACCGAATTCGCGCCCCAAATTCGCGCGCCCCTCCGCGAGCGGGTGATCGATGCCGCCCCGGCCTTCACCCTCATCGTCGCCGGCCTGTTCAAAAAGGTCGTGATCTCCACCTACCTCGCCGGCGAAATCGCCGACCCCGTCTTCGCCAGCCCGGCGAGCCACAGCGCGCTCGAAAACCTGTTCGGCGTCTACGCCTACGCCGTCCAGATCTTCGCCGACTTCAGCGGCTACACCGATATCGCCATCGGCTGCGCCCTCCTCCTCGGCATCCAGTTCCCGCAGAACTTCGACAGCCCTTACCGCGCCTGGTCGCTCCAGGACTTCTGGCGGCGCTGGCACATGACGCTCAGCCGCTGGCTGCGCGACTACCTCTACATCCCGCTCGGCGGCAACCGCGGCCCGAAGTGGTTCGTCTACCGCAACCTCTTCCTTACCATGCTCCTCGGCGGCCTCTGGCACGGCGCCGCCTGGACCTTCGTCGCCTGGGGCGCCATCCACGGCGCCGGGCTCGTCATCGAGCGGGAGGTCCGGGCGCGCAACCGCTGGCTGGGCGGCGCTGCGGCGAAGGCGGCCGGCTGGGTCATCACCTTCCACGTCGTCTGCTTCGCCTGGATCTTCTTCCGGGCCGAGACGTTCGGGGCCGCCTGGCAGGTGATTACCCGCATCGCCACCGCCTGGGGCGAGCCCTCCCCGGCCGTCACCCCGCTCCTCGTCGCCGTCATCGCCGGGTCGATCGCCGCCCAGTTCCTGCCGAAGGACCTCTTCCGCCGGTTCGAGGTTGCCTATTCTGAACTCGCCCCTGCCGCACAGGCAGCTATGCTGGCCGTGGCGCTCGTCCTGATCGATGCCCTCGGGCCGGAGGGCGTGGCGCCCTTCATCTACTTCCAGTTCTAG
- a CDS encoding arsenate-mycothiol transferase ArsC — translation MAAVQLTPAEEGELRARVRREAEALAREFAGIFSPETVERYVTESFDAIRGRARLLDFVPVFVHRYSRERLRALAQAEGLIARDRPEVLYVCVHNAGRSQVAAALTARLSGGAVAVRSAGSDPADEINPAVVEVLAERGIDLSEEFPKPLSDEVVRAADVVITMGCGDACPIYPGKRYMDWDVPDPAGQPREVVEAIVADIEQRVRKLLAELGVAAVQ, via the coding sequence ATGGCCGCAGTCCAGCTGACCCCCGCCGAAGAGGGCGAACTCCGCGCCCGCGTCCGCCGCGAGGCCGAAGCCCTCGCCCGCGAGTTCGCCGGCATCTTCTCCCCCGAAACGGTCGAGCGGTACGTCACCGAATCGTTCGACGCCATCCGGGGGCGCGCCCGCCTGCTCGACTTCGTGCCCGTCTTCGTCCACCGCTACAGCCGCGAGCGGCTCCGCGCCCTCGCCCAGGCCGAAGGGCTCATCGCCAGGGACCGGCCCGAAGTCCTCTATGTCTGCGTCCACAACGCCGGCCGCTCCCAGGTCGCAGCGGCCCTCACTGCCCGGCTCAGCGGCGGCGCGGTCGCCGTCCGCTCCGCCGGCTCCGACCCGGCCGACGAGATCAACCCCGCGGTCGTCGAGGTCCTCGCCGAGCGCGGCATCGACCTCTCGGAGGAGTTCCCGAAGCCGCTCAGCGACGAAGTCGTCCGCGCCGCCGATGTCGTCATCACCATGGGCTGCGGCGACGCCTGCCCCATCTACCCCGGCAAGCGCTACATGGACTGGGACGTGCCCGACCCGGCCGGGCAGCCCCGCGAAGTCGTCGAAGCGATCGTCGCGGATATCGAGCAGCGGGTGCGGAAGCTCCTCGCGGAGCTGGGCGTCGCTGCCGTGCAGTAA
- a CDS encoding 3-hydroxyacyl-CoA dehydrogenase family protein yields the protein MKFEDVRKVGCLGGGVMGGGIAQVFAAAGYDVVVRDISDEAIAKTRYAIEDGKWGLKRAVERGKLGFDDALAAMARITYTTELAPLADCDIIIEAIPENLELKQRVFQELDGLVKPEAIFATNTSGFCIQDVARDVSEARKERFIGMHFSNPVSVMRMCEVVWTPQNSEEVIATARRLAEAAGKEVSMVKDTPGTYGFILNRVFAAAAREARAIVEAGIATKEDVDKAMITGRNWPSGFFGGRGGIGREW from the coding sequence ATGAAGTTCGAAGACGTGCGGAAGGTGGGTTGCCTCGGCGGCGGCGTCATGGGCGGCGGAATCGCCCAGGTGTTCGCCGCCGCCGGCTACGACGTGGTGGTGCGCGACATCAGCGACGAGGCGATCGCGAAGACGCGGTACGCCATCGAAGACGGCAAATGGGGGCTGAAGCGGGCGGTGGAGCGCGGCAAGCTCGGGTTCGACGATGCGCTGGCGGCGATGGCCCGCATCACGTACACGACGGAGCTCGCGCCCCTCGCGGACTGCGACATCATCATCGAGGCCATCCCGGAGAACCTGGAGCTGAAGCAGCGCGTCTTCCAGGAGCTCGACGGGCTGGTGAAGCCGGAGGCGATCTTCGCGACGAACACCAGCGGCTTCTGCATCCAGGACGTGGCCCGCGACGTTTCGGAGGCGCGGAAGGAGCGGTTCATCGGGATGCACTTCTCGAACCCGGTGAGCGTCATGCGGATGTGCGAGGTGGTGTGGACGCCGCAGAACAGCGAGGAGGTAATCGCGACGGCGCGGCGGCTGGCGGAGGCGGCCGGGAAGGAGGTCTCGATGGTGAAGGACACGCCGGGGACCTACGGCTTCATCCTGAACCGGGTGTTCGCCGCGGCCGCGCGCGAAGCCCGCGCGATCGTGGAGGCGGGCATCGCCACCAAAGAGGACGTCGACAAAGCGATGATCACCGGCCGGAACTGGCCCTCGGGGTTCTTCGGGGGCCGGGGCGGCATCGGCAGGGAGTGGTAG
- a CDS encoding SGNH/GDSL hydrolase family protein — MSGATRHGPRQRLGARPRRVFGVMVGGLLLAVLLNAPALEQGAESMPYGRERDFWLAVWKPFAAVSRTFYLDEPRNLLDRALGRGGGDLFELPAAPGGGEEPGREPPATAPAARTPAPGRGTPAAAPTPTPDLRPRLRTPTAADPLRVWIGGDSMSKVLGEAFLRQAAETGVIAATHDPQLSSGLTRPDFFDWPGHFNQLVQSGRYEVFIVMFGANDSQGIKTPDGKIFQPGEEGWTAEYRRRVAGVMDLLGGGNRLVLWVGQPIMRSAEFSERMAALNAIYREEAAKRPWVQFIDLWPLFTTPSGGYDAYLADDDGQVKEMRHPDGVHLVRAGGERAARAIMAVLKAEAKIP; from the coding sequence ATGTCCGGCGCAACCCGGCACGGCCCCCGCCAGCGCCTCGGTGCCCGGCCCCGGCGCGTCTTCGGCGTCATGGTCGGCGGCCTCCTCCTCGCCGTCCTCCTCAATGCCCCCGCCCTCGAACAGGGCGCCGAATCGATGCCGTACGGCCGCGAGCGCGACTTCTGGCTCGCCGTCTGGAAGCCGTTCGCGGCCGTCAGCCGCACCTTCTACCTCGATGAGCCCCGCAACCTGCTCGACCGCGCCCTCGGCCGCGGCGGCGGCGACCTCTTCGAGCTGCCCGCGGCCCCCGGCGGCGGCGAAGAACCGGGCCGCGAACCCCCGGCAACCGCCCCGGCCGCCCGCACCCCCGCACCCGGCCGCGGCACCCCCGCAGCCGCCCCAACCCCCACGCCCGACCTCCGCCCGCGCCTCCGCACCCCCACCGCGGCCGACCCGCTCCGCGTCTGGATCGGCGGCGACTCGATGTCGAAGGTGCTCGGCGAGGCCTTCCTCCGCCAGGCCGCCGAAACCGGCGTCATCGCCGCCACCCACGACCCCCAGCTCTCGAGCGGCCTCACCCGGCCCGACTTCTTCGACTGGCCCGGCCACTTCAACCAGCTCGTCCAGTCTGGCCGCTACGAGGTGTTCATCGTGATGTTTGGCGCCAACGACTCCCAGGGCATCAAGACGCCGGACGGCAAGATCTTCCAGCCCGGCGAGGAGGGCTGGACCGCCGAGTACCGCCGCCGCGTCGCCGGCGTGATGGACCTCCTCGGCGGAGGCAACCGGCTCGTCCTCTGGGTCGGCCAGCCGATCATGCGCAGCGCCGAGTTCAGCGAGCGGATGGCCGCCCTCAACGCCATCTACCGCGAAGAGGCCGCAAAGCGGCCATGGGTGCAGTTCATCGACCTCTGGCCGCTCTTCACCACCCCCTCCGGCGGCTACGATGCCTACCTCGCCGACGACGACGGCCAGGTAAAGGAGATGCGCCACCCCGACGGCGTCCACCTCGTCCGCGCCGGCGGCGAGCGGGCGGCGCGGGCGATCATGGCCGTCCTCAAGGCTGAGGCGAAGATCCCCTGA
- a CDS encoding MIP/aquaporin family protein has product MSREQLAPYLAEALGTFALVFAGPGAIAVDAASGGAVSGVGIGLSFGLIVMAMIFALGHISGCHINPAITLAFAARRRIGPAAALGYIAAQLAGAALAGFAIVAIVGDYADAGASLPRLGGTDAALVSEGVLTFFLALVVFSVATDARAQGALAAIAVGGYVAMAATGWGPVANASMNPARSFGPAVASGAWHAHWVYWLGPIAGALVGALAFEVIRPGSPPGPPAPERS; this is encoded by the coding sequence ATGTCCCGCGAGCAGCTCGCACCGTACCTCGCCGAGGCCCTCGGCACCTTCGCGCTTGTCTTCGCCGGTCCGGGCGCCATCGCCGTCGATGCGGCGTCCGGCGGCGCCGTCAGCGGCGTCGGCATCGGGCTCAGCTTCGGGCTGATCGTGATGGCGATGATCTTCGCCCTCGGGCACATCTCCGGCTGCCACATCAACCCCGCGATCACCCTCGCCTTCGCCGCCCGCCGGCGGATCGGCCCGGCGGCAGCGCTCGGCTACATCGCCGCCCAGCTCGCCGGGGCTGCACTCGCCGGGTTCGCCATCGTCGCCATCGTCGGCGACTACGCCGATGCCGGCGCCAGCCTCCCCCGCCTCGGCGGGACGGACGCCGCCCTCGTCTCCGAAGGCGTGCTCACGTTCTTCCTTGCCCTGGTCGTCTTCTCTGTCGCTACCGATGCCCGCGCGCAGGGCGCCCTCGCCGCCATCGCAGTCGGCGGCTACGTCGCCATGGCCGCCACCGGCTGGGGCCCCGTCGCGAACGCCTCCATGAACCCCGCGCGCTCGTTCGGGCCGGCGGTCGCCTCCGGCGCGTGGCATGCCCACTGGGTGTACTGGCTTGGGCCTATCGCCGGCGCGCTGGTCGGCGCCCTCGCCTTCGAAGTCATCCGCCCCGGCTCGCCACCCGGGCCGCCGGCACCAGAAAGGAGCTGA